One region of Flavobacterium pisciphilum genomic DNA includes:
- a CDS encoding GIY-YIG nuclease family protein, with product MDKNKVLDDIFNNDEFDILNVKPKISNARNAEERLVASFGEINDFFKKHNREPQPNPANISEYQLYTRLKGIRADINKLESLLREDDHGLLKLEVKTIESFDDIFADDTFDLLDDSTDLFDFKHTPKDDDRAAADFVARRKSIKKFDEYERLFKGVQDDLSNGKRKLVDFKQGNLREGTYYVHNGVLFLLEKIRITKKEHYKEDGTRVREDGRTRCVFENGTESNMLKRSVEKILYANGKVVSENVDEVNEAFIEKFNDITDEDKEAGFIYVLISKSKDEKISTIENLYKIGYSKDEVRERIKNAEKEPTYLMAPVQIVSAWKCYNMNPQKLEQLLHNFFGKSCLNIDIFDENKKRYTPREWFIAPLVVIEQAIELIISGEVIKYEYDAGNSVIVSR from the coding sequence ATGGATAAGAATAAAGTTCTGGATGATATTTTTAATAACGATGAGTTTGACATTCTAAATGTCAAACCAAAGATTTCTAATGCTCGTAATGCAGAAGAAAGATTGGTGGCTTCTTTTGGCGAAATTAATGATTTTTTCAAAAAGCACAATCGGGAACCTCAACCCAATCCGGCTAACATATCCGAATACCAACTTTATACACGATTAAAAGGAATAAGAGCCGATATTAATAAATTAGAATCTTTACTAAGGGAAGATGATCACGGTTTATTGAAATTGGAAGTGAAAACAATTGAATCCTTTGATGATATTTTTGCCGATGATACTTTCGATTTATTGGATGATAGTACCGATTTGTTTGATTTCAAACACACTCCGAAAGATGACGATAGAGCAGCTGCCGATTTCGTAGCAAGAAGAAAATCAATAAAGAAATTTGACGAGTACGAACGCTTGTTTAAGGGTGTTCAAGATGATTTGTCCAATGGGAAAAGAAAATTAGTCGATTTTAAACAAGGCAATTTGCGTGAAGGAACTTATTATGTTCATAATGGAGTTTTGTTTCTATTGGAAAAAATTCGTATAACCAAAAAAGAGCATTACAAAGAAGACGGTACCCGAGTTCGCGAAGACGGCCGAACCAGATGTGTTTTTGAAAACGGAACCGAATCGAATATGTTGAAAAGGTCTGTAGAGAAAATTTTGTATGCCAATGGGAAAGTCGTTTCTGAAAACGTTGATGAAGTAAATGAGGCTTTTATCGAAAAGTTCAATGACATTACCGATGAAGACAAAGAAGCAGGCTTCATCTATGTGTTGATCTCGAAAAGCAAAGACGAAAAAATCAGTACGATAGAAAATTTATATAAAATAGGTTATTCAAAAGATGAGGTTCGGGAAAGAATCAAAAATGCCGAAAAAGAACCAACCTACCTGATGGCTCCGGTACAAATAGTCAGTGCTTGGAAATGCTACAATATGAATCCCCAAAAACTGGAACAGCTGCTGCATAATTTCTTTGGAAAATCTTGCCTTAATATTGATATTTTTGACGAAAATAAAAAGCGCTATACCCCTAGAGAATGGTTTATCGCCCCACTGGTAGTTATTGAGCAGGCTATTGAATTAATTATTAGCGGGGAGGTTATTAAGTATGAATATGATGCGGGGAATAGTGTGATTGTCTCAAGGTAA
- a CDS encoding DEAD/DEAH box helicase, with the protein MIKLRLPALEKNYWKKVGNKNFVKQLLSPSLEVNFNFISSHRSHSVIEKDGVRYCLSSNRINIPEEFDYILLTNQKATEAKLMSNSIKLKEWLKHPLDIEYTNDEILTSWNNDFNFIEEDLSVPQFGLREPQIAALYSILSHLKVYDEIGTVVMPTGTGKTETMLTTLVANKCNKVIITVPSDALRNQIFKKFYTLGLLKQFNIVGEKSLYPKVGIIQENFSTVEELEEFIQECNVLVTTMGILSNSSNESLLKYSDLFSHLFIDEAHHIEANSWNRVRTFFSKSKILQFTATPFRNDRKRLEGKIIFNFSLKKAQEQGYFKPINFLPIREYDFKKGDKLIAEKSVSQLKKDIENGFDHILMARCENKIRAQEVYEIYKEYEELNPVLVHSSVLNKKEILDRIVKGEHKIIVAVNMLGEGFDLPQLKIAAFHDIRKSLPITLQFAGRFTRTSKDNELGNATFIANLADSNVEEELSELYAQDSDWNLLLSKLSSGEIDEQVDFDEFINGFQHLDNSKIPFQNIRFALSTVVYKNNFDTSVEDLNILDMYDLKKFKKGIPNFDEFEYKFADYNPNSNTVVIITANKSEIEWVNYKEVFGLDWKLTVLYYDSDTNLLFIHSSDKSSLYQELANAVLNDNAVLINQINVFKTFYDIKRVSLQNVGLKEFLNRKIRFTMRVGTDIEEALSISEQQSGQKAFVFGSGYEEGNKITLGCSYKGRIWSYLKGDLKEFINWCKNIGIKLIDDTIDPNQILRETLIPEIINEIPNIHPTHIDWDETVYSYSESKVSIIVDGREFNLVNCSLNIINPSNNQEIHFEIETPNAKIHFQKELFINTTLEPNFSDFRIIKHSINNVSIKIGTKEIGIIEYFKYNIPTVWFADGSALQGNYYVVLKQLINSYPIENLIGWKWGGIDLSKEAQGVLPLQTDSIQYKVIQELKKEDFDIIYDDDYSGEIADIITIKEYDNRLDIQFYHLKFAKDGLVNTRVDNFYEVCGQAQKSIHWKHKKGKEFFEHLLRRLIKTRSGEERSRLERGTKPDLERLLTIAKNSKPMNFEVFIVQPSLSITKASESILTLLGVTENYLKEVGDINLKVIVNE; encoded by the coding sequence ATGATAAAATTAAGACTTCCTGCATTAGAAAAAAATTATTGGAAAAAAGTTGGTAACAAAAATTTTGTAAAACAACTACTCTCACCAAGTTTAGAAGTTAATTTTAATTTCATTTCTAGCCACAGGAGCCATTCAGTCATAGAGAAAGATGGTGTAAGATATTGTTTATCCAGTAATAGAATTAATATTCCAGAAGAATTTGATTATATTCTATTAACTAATCAAAAAGCAACAGAAGCTAAATTAATGTCAAATAGTATCAAGTTAAAAGAATGGTTAAAGCACCCACTTGATATAGAGTACACAAATGACGAAATTTTAACTTCGTGGAATAATGATTTTAATTTTATCGAAGAAGATTTAAGTGTTCCGCAATTCGGTTTAAGGGAACCTCAAATTGCAGCATTATATTCAATATTGAGTCATTTAAAAGTTTATGATGAAATAGGTACAGTTGTAATGCCAACCGGGACAGGGAAGACAGAAACAATGTTAACTACCCTAGTTGCTAATAAATGTAATAAGGTAATAATAACAGTCCCTTCTGATGCCTTAAGAAATCAAATCTTTAAGAAATTCTATACTCTAGGCCTTTTAAAGCAATTTAATATTGTTGGTGAAAAATCATTATATCCAAAAGTTGGAATTATTCAAGAAAATTTTAGCACAGTTGAAGAATTAGAAGAGTTTATTCAAGAATGTAATGTCCTAGTTACTACAATGGGTATCCTTTCTAATAGTTCAAATGAATCCTTATTAAAATATTCTGATTTATTTTCACATCTTTTCATTGATGAAGCACATCATATAGAGGCTAATTCTTGGAATAGAGTCAGAACGTTTTTTTCAAAAAGTAAAATATTACAATTCACAGCTACGCCTTTCAGAAATGACCGGAAGAGATTGGAAGGAAAAATTATATTCAATTTTTCATTGAAGAAAGCGCAAGAACAAGGATATTTTAAACCTATTAATTTTCTGCCTATTAGAGAATATGACTTTAAAAAGGGAGATAAATTAATTGCAGAAAAATCTGTGTCTCAATTAAAGAAAGACATTGAAAATGGTTTTGATCATATTTTAATGGCAAGATGTGAGAATAAAATACGGGCACAAGAAGTTTACGAAATATATAAAGAATATGAAGAGTTGAATCCTGTCTTAGTTCATTCAAGTGTTCTTAATAAAAAAGAAATATTAGATAGAATTGTAAAAGGTGAGCATAAAATAATTGTCGCAGTTAATATGCTTGGAGAAGGTTTTGATTTACCACAATTAAAAATTGCGGCCTTTCACGATATTAGAAAAAGTCTTCCAATTACACTACAATTTGCAGGTCGTTTTACAAGAACATCAAAAGATAATGAACTTGGTAATGCAACATTTATAGCCAATCTAGCTGATTCGAACGTTGAAGAAGAATTAAGTGAATTATATGCACAAGATTCTGATTGGAATTTATTATTATCAAAACTGAGCTCTGGTGAAATTGACGAGCAAGTAGATTTTGATGAATTTATAAATGGATTTCAACATTTGGACAATTCAAAAATTCCATTTCAAAATATTCGATTTGCATTAAGTACAGTTGTGTATAAAAATAACTTTGATACATCCGTCGAAGATTTAAACATCTTAGATATGTATGATTTAAAGAAATTCAAAAAAGGAATTCCAAACTTTGATGAGTTTGAATACAAGTTTGCAGATTATAATCCTAACTCAAATACGGTAGTAATAATTACTGCAAACAAAAGTGAAATCGAATGGGTAAATTATAAAGAAGTTTTCGGGTTGGATTGGAAATTAACAGTTTTATATTATGATTCTGATACAAATCTATTATTTATTCATAGTTCTGATAAATCAAGTTTATATCAAGAATTGGCAAATGCTGTTCTTAATGACAATGCGGTTTTAATTAATCAAATAAATGTGTTTAAAACTTTCTATGATATAAAACGAGTTTCCTTACAAAATGTAGGCCTTAAAGAATTTTTAAATCGAAAAATTAGATTTACAATGAGAGTTGGAACCGATATAGAGGAAGCATTGTCTATATCTGAACAACAAAGTGGTCAAAAAGCGTTTGTATTTGGTTCTGGATATGAAGAAGGTAATAAAATCACATTAGGTTGCTCCTATAAAGGACGTATTTGGAGTTATTTAAAAGGTGATTTAAAAGAATTTATAAATTGGTGTAAGAATATTGGAATCAAATTAATTGATGATACAATTGATCCGAATCAAATTTTAAGAGAGACATTAATTCCTGAAATAATAAACGAAATACCCAACATACATCCTACACATATCGATTGGGATGAAACTGTTTACAGTTATTCAGAATCAAAAGTTTCGATAATAGTTGACGGTAGAGAATTTAATCTTGTAAATTGTTCTCTTAATATTATAAACCCATCAAATAATCAAGAAATACATTTTGAAATTGAAACTCCAAATGCAAAAATTCACTTTCAAAAAGAATTATTCATAAATACTACATTAGAGCCCAATTTCTCCGATTTCAGGATAATTAAACATAGTATAAACAATGTATCTATAAAAATTGGCACTAAAGAAATCGGTATTATTGAATATTTCAAGTATAATATCCCTACTGTATGGTTCGCAGATGGTTCAGCACTCCAAGGTAATTATTACGTTGTTTTAAAACAATTAATTAATTCTTACCCAATTGAAAATTTGATTGGATGGAAATGGGGTGGTATTGATTTGAGTAAAGAGGCACAAGGAGTACTTCCATTACAGACAGATTCCATTCAATATAAAGTTATTCAAGAATTAAAAAAAGAAGACTTTGACATCATATATGACGATGATTATTCAGGAGAAATTGCGGATATAATTACAATTAAAGAGTATGATAATAGACTCGACATACAATTTTATCATCTGAAATTTGCCAAAGATGGTTTAGTGAATACTCGTGTAGACAATTTTTATGAAGTATGTGGGCAAGCACAAAAATCTATTCATTGGAAGCATAAAAAAGGGAAAGAATTCTTTGAGCATCTGTTACGTAGACTAATAAAAACAAGAAGTGGTGAAGAAAGAAGTCGTTTAGAAAGAGGAACTAAACCTGATTTAGAAAGATTATTGACAATAGCTAAGAATAGTAAACCAATGAATTTTGAAGTTTTTATTGTTCAACCTAGCTTATCGATAACTAAGGCATCTGAGAGTATATTAACATTACTTGGAGTTACCGAAAATTATTTGAAAGAAGTCGGAGATATTAACCTGAAGGTAATAGTAAACGAATAA
- a CDS encoding McrB family protein: protein MRTALFPKFRELYQIYKISNDYTDRKKQFAVVALNKQIIEETLKNNPLENEHLTGLIQMFKYGCSDKTFDKYLKLNVSDGTRLEELSVLAAKIDLWGYTGAGLNAITSLDSQQLISISDFLKKAFTINTIEEAAKFCADFDNLGIPLVKSGIYSPWLYYINPQVFPILNNSHIKFREWIDIPADYPSCIKYFNELRALANETDLGLIDMFAHNFDKYINVPNELATLDIKGNKLYKISHGIFKKEKRLYNSGFARVLEQNNWICLFSKTGKSQGFNFESKLQIGDYVYVCYGGDEVYTIGKIISNSKPLDTDSDDLIEGKGEWIYREIKPFFYPINNSVREFKKDKRFFMPSGNSTFYEVPKWELDFMNKNIFQPKYNVNIIDGGNGTILPVPPTIEKQNKQNNNPFDMTLNTILFGPPGTGKTYSTIDLALEILNVNIGNLERERRKSLFTNFQYENRVYFTTFHQNMAYEDFIEGIKPIEPKDDDEFLKYEIQDGVFMKACIEATYNFIKRNFPENEQEIQIRTFNQLYDQLFDDVEQAGESALNTLNGGNVLVSVTDQGNFSVKHVNGTRTYTVSRNRLAPLFERFPDLTEINNIHEEFRNIIGGCNSTAFWSVLNAIHNLQPNQQPVNEDVIDLKYEDKKSIVRSYWKNAEYKLIEDDNSEPYVFIIDEINRGNVAQIFGELITLIEEDKRLGKSEEIRLELPYSKTAFCVPPNLYIVGTMNTADKSVEALDTALRRRFSFVPKLPEEDKLSITTDDINLVLMLTKINERLKVLKDNDHTIGHAWLWNIHNVADLRKAFADKIIPLLQEYFYNDYEKLGLVLGDNFFEIKEQISSNIFATFSGGNGIAGQYDQSWQYKLKDCDAISISDFQSLY, encoded by the coding sequence ATGAGAACAGCATTATTTCCTAAATTTAGAGAATTATATCAAATCTATAAAATTTCTAATGATTATACTGACCGAAAAAAGCAGTTTGCGGTTGTAGCACTAAACAAACAAATTATTGAAGAAACGTTAAAGAATAATCCATTAGAGAACGAACATCTAACAGGATTAATTCAGATGTTTAAATACGGTTGTAGTGACAAAACCTTTGATAAATATTTAAAACTAAATGTTTCAGATGGAACACGACTTGAAGAATTGTCAGTATTAGCTGCTAAAATAGACCTGTGGGGTTATACAGGTGCGGGATTAAATGCGATAACCAGTCTAGATTCACAACAACTTATAAGTATCAGTGATTTTCTCAAAAAAGCCTTCACTATTAATACAATTGAAGAGGCTGCAAAGTTTTGCGCTGATTTTGATAATCTAGGGATACCATTAGTGAAATCAGGAATTTATTCACCCTGGTTGTATTATATCAATCCTCAAGTATTTCCAATCCTCAATAACTCGCATATAAAATTCAGGGAATGGATAGATATTCCTGCTGATTATCCTAGCTGTATAAAATATTTTAATGAATTAAGAGCATTGGCAAATGAAACCGATTTAGGTTTAATAGATATGTTTGCCCATAATTTTGATAAATATATCAATGTTCCAAATGAATTAGCTACTCTAGACATAAAAGGCAACAAACTCTATAAAATATCACATGGGATTTTTAAAAAAGAAAAACGTTTATATAATTCTGGATTTGCTCGTGTTTTAGAACAAAACAATTGGATTTGTTTATTTAGTAAAACAGGTAAAAGTCAAGGTTTCAACTTTGAAAGTAAACTTCAAATAGGAGATTATGTGTACGTCTGCTACGGAGGAGATGAGGTCTACACAATTGGAAAAATAATTTCCAATTCGAAACCATTAGATACAGATAGTGATGATTTAATTGAAGGAAAAGGAGAATGGATATACCGTGAAATCAAACCTTTTTTCTACCCTATAAATAATTCTGTTCGTGAATTTAAAAAAGACAAACGTTTTTTTATGCCAAGTGGTAATTCAACTTTTTATGAAGTGCCCAAATGGGAACTTGATTTCATGAATAAAAACATATTTCAACCAAAATACAATGTGAATATAATAGATGGAGGAAATGGAACTATTCTACCAGTACCGCCAACTATTGAAAAACAAAATAAACAAAATAATAATCCATTTGATATGACACTAAACACGATACTTTTTGGACCTCCGGGTACAGGTAAAACATACAGTACAATTGATTTAGCACTTGAAATATTAAATGTTAACATTGGAAATCTTGAAAGAGAACGAAGAAAAAGTCTTTTTACAAATTTTCAATATGAAAATAGAGTTTACTTCACTACATTTCATCAAAACATGGCTTATGAGGATTTTATAGAAGGAATAAAACCAATAGAACCTAAAGATGACGATGAATTTCTTAAATATGAAATTCAAGATGGGGTATTTATGAAAGCGTGTATTGAAGCAACATACAATTTCATCAAAAGGAATTTTCCGGAAAACGAACAGGAAATTCAAATCAGAACTTTCAATCAATTGTATGACCAATTATTTGATGATGTGGAACAAGCGGGTGAAAGTGCATTAAACACATTAAATGGTGGCAATGTTTTAGTATCAGTAACAGACCAAGGCAATTTTAGTGTTAAGCACGTAAATGGGACAAGAACTTATACAGTTTCAAGAAATAGATTAGCACCTTTGTTTGAGAGATTTCCCGACCTAACTGAAATTAATAACATCCATGAGGAATTCAGAAATATAATTGGAGGTTGTAACTCTACTGCTTTTTGGAGTGTATTGAATGCAATTCATAATTTGCAGCCAAACCAACAGCCTGTAAACGAAGATGTAATTGATTTAAAATATGAAGACAAAAAAAGTATCGTAAGATCCTATTGGAAAAATGCAGAATATAAATTAATAGAAGATGATAATAGTGAACCGTATGTTTTTATTATAGATGAAATTAACCGTGGCAATGTGGCACAGATATTTGGAGAACTAATAACGTTAATTGAAGAGGATAAAAGATTAGGAAAATCTGAAGAAATTAGATTAGAATTACCATATTCAAAAACTGCATTTTGCGTCCCCCCTAATTTATACATCGTTGGAACTATGAATACGGCTGATAAAAGTGTAGAAGCATTAGACACAGCATTAAGAAGAAGGTTTTCGTTTGTTCCAAAACTACCCGAAGAAGACAAACTTAGTATAACTACAGATGATATTAATTTAGTCTTAATGTTGACTAAAATAAATGAAAGATTAAAGGTATTGAAAGATAATGATCATACAATTGGTCATGCTTGGTTATGGAACATTCATAATGTGGCTGATTTAAGAAAAGCCTTTGCAGATAAAATTATTCCATTGTTACAGGAATATTTTTATAATGATTATGAAAAATTAGGATTAGTATTAGGGGATAATTTCTTTGAAATAAAAGAACAAATATCAAGCAATATTTTTGCAACATTCAGTGGCGGAAATGGAATAGCAGGACAGTATGATCAGTCTTGGCAATATAAATTAAAAGATTGTGACGCCATAAGTATTAGTGATTTTCAATCATTGTATTAA
- a CDS encoding McrC family protein: MRINKPIQVFECKTLTINSNGFKENHWKALGWYNEKHGGNFFTLTPNGVRFNQYVGVIQVGDLTIEVLPKIGQAEEEKDKAKWQKVLIDMLRECRWMNVYSHEKANLNFKPNSILEVYLELFINECEKILRMGLLKKYRFEGGNCKALKGKLLFNIQIQKNLVHQENFYTKHQEYDRENEFNQILFKALKLIPKISSSPFLKDKVSSLILSFPDLKDIQVSEELFTRLNYNRKNNHYREAIEIAAMLLLNFRPDISSGKNHVLAILFDMNSLWEEYVYRQLFKGKHRDWDLKVQNSKPFWRLSNSIRSKSIRPDIVIEHKITKCTIIIDTKWKLAENNIPSDDDLKQMFVYNEYWNGKNAILLYPKSKYQVEPEYIKGNFTNKGGNTKTHECGLMKISVLDDTNSMLDTKMGIRLNKYLERNIII, from the coding sequence ATGCGTATTAATAAGCCCATACAAGTTTTTGAGTGCAAAACACTCACTATTAATTCTAATGGCTTTAAAGAAAATCATTGGAAAGCTTTGGGTTGGTATAATGAGAAACATGGTGGAAATTTTTTTACGCTTACTCCCAATGGTGTGAGATTTAATCAATATGTTGGAGTAATACAAGTTGGTGATTTAACTATTGAAGTGCTACCAAAAATTGGACAAGCTGAAGAAGAAAAAGACAAAGCAAAATGGCAAAAAGTATTAATAGACATGCTAAGAGAATGTCGATGGATGAATGTTTATTCTCATGAAAAAGCAAATTTAAATTTTAAACCAAATAGCATTCTTGAAGTGTACTTAGAACTTTTCATAAATGAATGTGAAAAAATCCTTCGTATGGGTTTACTTAAAAAATACCGTTTTGAAGGAGGGAATTGTAAAGCGCTAAAAGGAAAACTACTATTCAATATTCAAATTCAAAAAAACCTGGTTCATCAGGAAAATTTTTACACTAAACATCAGGAGTACGATAGAGAAAATGAATTTAACCAAATACTTTTTAAAGCATTAAAATTAATCCCTAAAATAAGTTCAAGTCCATTTTTAAAAGATAAAGTCAGTAGTCTTATTCTATCTTTCCCAGATTTAAAAGACATTCAAGTTAGCGAAGAATTGTTTACTAGGTTAAATTATAATAGAAAGAACAATCATTATCGTGAAGCTATTGAAATTGCAGCTATGTTATTGCTAAACTTTCGTCCAGATATCAGTAGTGGCAAAAATCATGTGCTTGCAATCCTTTTTGATATGAATAGTTTGTGGGAAGAATATGTTTACCGTCAATTATTCAAAGGAAAACATAGAGATTGGGATTTAAAAGTCCAGAATTCTAAACCCTTTTGGAGATTATCAAATTCGATAAGAAGCAAATCTATTCGACCCGATATTGTCATTGAGCACAAAATAACAAAATGCACTATCATCATAGATACTAAATGGAAATTGGCAGAAAACAATATTCCATCGGATGATGATCTAAAACAAATGTTCGTTTATAATGAATATTGGAATGGAAAAAACGCAATTCTTTTATATCCTAAATCAAAATATCAAGTGGAACCTGAATATATAAAAGGGAATTTTACAAACAAAGGAGGAAATACTAAAACACATGAATGCGGGTTAATGAAAATATCAGTGCTCGATGATACTAATTCAATGTTAGACACGAAAATGGGTATTCGTTTAAATAAATATTTAGAACGTAATATAATAATTTAA
- a CDS encoding reverse transcriptase domain-containing protein, whose translation MAVKSLYTDELWKRYYDKVVDGKAEFAIKKYPQLDPFFDFQNQSDKIKDLVSDATLNSVANHPFLPFVKILTKTPRFRYQETEKQYALDTKIRPIAFASHFDTYIYGFYAFALNEKYQDYIKSKKFDDCILAYRTDLDGKCNIQFAKEVFNIVQDRIKNNKSCSAIAIDITGYFDNIDHSILKEKWHKILGTPILPIDQYKVFRSLTKYSYISKNSILKHFQIDLDKYSKHWQSLLDLIPNSINGSTFKEKFDLLRKRKLIVTNLPKKNKKDGRLENRGIPQGSAMSAVLSNIYLIDFDNWLKEQSINLDFTYRRYCDDIIIICNTIDAKDINQKLVEEIEKYKVTIQSKKTELIEFKVNSKGVIRGFNKSKIIKENATINSQNEQQYYKNLQYLGFEFNGQNIYIRPGSLSRYFRKMKGRIIKSIMMSYSDKSKKDKILKKQIFERYSHLGKRNFLSYAINSSKEFYSNSKGVKKEGMNSLSIKRQLTSHFSIMEQSINNKSFQRYEFKIVKRNAKIEAGKRVKEVIYKE comes from the coding sequence ATGGCAGTTAAATCATTATACACAGATGAACTTTGGAAAAGATATTATGACAAAGTTGTTGATGGCAAAGCGGAATTTGCTATTAAAAAATATCCTCAATTAGATCCTTTTTTTGACTTTCAAAACCAAAGTGATAAAATCAAAGATTTAGTTTCCGATGCAACTTTAAACTCTGTTGCCAATCATCCTTTTTTACCTTTTGTTAAAATTCTAACTAAAACTCCAAGATTTAGATACCAAGAGACAGAAAAACAATATGCATTGGATACTAAAATTAGACCAATTGCCTTTGCTTCTCATTTTGATACCTATATTTATGGTTTTTATGCATTTGCCCTAAATGAAAAGTATCAAGATTATATTAAATCCAAAAAGTTTGACGATTGTATTTTAGCTTATCGTACCGATTTAGATGGAAAGTGTAATATACAGTTTGCAAAAGAAGTTTTTAATATTGTTCAGGATAGAATTAAAAACAATAAATCTTGTTCAGCAATTGCTATTGATATAACTGGCTATTTTGATAATATTGACCATTCAATATTAAAAGAGAAGTGGCACAAAATTCTCGGGACACCTATATTGCCAATTGACCAGTATAAAGTATTTCGGTCATTAACTAAATATAGTTACATCAGTAAGAATAGTATTTTAAAACATTTTCAAATAGATTTAGATAAATACAGCAAGCATTGGCAATCTCTTTTAGATTTGATACCTAATAGTATTAATGGTTCTACATTTAAAGAAAAATTTGATTTATTACGCAAACGAAAATTAATAGTAACCAATCTGCCAAAAAAGAATAAAAAGGATGGTCGCTTAGAAAACCGTGGTATTCCTCAAGGTTCTGCAATGAGTGCAGTTCTTTCTAACATTTATCTAATAGATTTTGATAATTGGTTAAAAGAACAAAGTATAAATCTCGATTTTACATATAGAAGATATTGTGATGACATTATCATAATTTGTAATACTATTGATGCTAAAGACATAAATCAAAAATTAGTCGAAGAAATTGAAAAATACAAAGTTACAATTCAAAGTAAAAAGACAGAGTTAATTGAATTTAAAGTAAATTCTAAAGGGGTTATTAGAGGATTTAATAAGAGTAAAATAATTAAAGAAAATGCAACAATAAATAGCCAAAACGAGCAACAGTATTACAAAAATTTACAATATTTGGGTTTTGAATTTAATGGTCAAAACATATATATTCGTCCAGGAAGCTTATCGAGATATTTTAGAAAAATGAAAGGCAGAATTATTAAGTCAATAATGATGTCATATAGTGATAAATCGAAAAAAGACAAAATACTCAAAAAACAAATATTTGAAAGATATTCCCATTTAGGAAAAAGAAACTTTCTTTCTTATGCTATAAATTCTTCAAAAGAATTTTATTCTAATTCAAAAGGTGTAAAAAAAGAAGGAATGAATTCTTTGAGTATAAAAAGACAGCTAACCTCCCACTTTAGTATAATGGAACAATCAATTAATAATAAGTCATTTCAGAGATATGAATTCAAAATAGTCAAAAGAAATGCCAAAATTGAAGCAGGTAAAAGGGTAAAAGAAGTTATTTATAAGGAATAA
- a CDS encoding helix-turn-helix domain-containing protein → MENPFELILERLDEIEKAISKLNINTPIAEVNHPMDIKELTAYLKNSKSAIYKMTASNDIPHYKSGKRLYFKKSEIDKWIFSNKIKTNDDIEREAMEYIRKNPRR, encoded by the coding sequence ATGGAAAATCCTTTTGAACTTATTTTAGAAAGATTAGATGAAATTGAAAAAGCAATTTCAAAACTTAACATAAATACTCCAATTGCCGAAGTAAATCATCCAATGGATATTAAAGAGTTAACAGCATATCTAAAAAATAGTAAGTCCGCTATTTATAAAATGACTGCCTCGAATGATATTCCACATTATAAAAGTGGTAAAAGACTCTATTTTAAAAAATCAGAAATAGATAAATGGATATTTTCAAATAAGATAAAGACCAATGATGATATCGAAAGAGAAGCAATGGAATACATAAGGAAAAATCCAAGGAGATAA